atacaaattgatctttaaatagttttctttacctactataactttttattttttaaatctttaaatgcATTCAATTTTGTTATCGTATCATAATTTAGGATTCTGCTTCTAAGAAAGAAAAAGTTAACTAATTTTCTCACTCTTTTAAATTCATATCggtgcaaatattttttactttaatttaaataaccagTATAAATGAAACGGAGTATCCGTTATTCTACACTTTCTATCATCTATCATAATAATTTTGcttgtatataacatataatatgttttaaaatccaAATATTATGGCAAAtttcaattaacaaaaatattattatttataacacatacaATGTTAGTCTAAGTAAGCATTTAAACAggcaaattacataatattagttAGCAGAAGtactactttattaataaatctactttattaataaatactactattatcaactttattaataagaactactttattaataaatctgaATTCCGATTGGACAACAAATGAGCAAATCCTTCTGTCACAACTagcaaaaaaaagtattttaaaatgttcttaTTTATTCTTCTTCGAAAGGTGATTTTTCCTTGATTACACGATACGattacttatgtatatagttaaatacatttttcaattttaaaaatatatacctattttcAGGTGGAGAATGAATGCGGAGAGATTCCTACAATAATAGTGCAGAACAAAATTGATCTCATGGATCAATGTGTCGTAGGACCGttagtatttcttttattaatttcaacatggttataaaatttaagtattcaATCCCAAACTCTCTAAATGAACCAATCTCGAAATCTACTTCCTCCATGCTTCCAGAAAGTTGATAAGTGATAACTGTAACGGAAACCTATTGTCGATAATCAGACTAAGTATATTTTTGGCTTGCATCTGCCTTTCTAACTATAAATGCATCAAATCGAattcattttaaagttaaattaataaatacctaataattattataaataatatgaaaaaatatatcatgacGTGTTATTCATGCATCATTGGATAGGTATTTTTAAGCTGAACAAAAGTTACTATAGCGTTTAGTTCCAAATCTTAGTCCGTTGTGAGTTATGGATAAAACGATGAAACACGTCACTTTAacaatagacaaaaataatgtttttcccCAATACAATGCATCCCGTGAATTAATACTAGTAACGACTACCTATCTACCGTTATCATCAGCGTCACACggagtttttttaaaataaaacacaataagctattttgttgcttttatatttttttagattgtttcataaaaaatcaCATACCTACTCTGCTTTTATTATGACCTCATTTAAGATAAGGCCTCCTACTATCCCTAATGCCTTGACACATCTTTATCTTTTGGACACTTAGAAAAACTATTAATGGAGTCCAAAACATCggtgaatttttaattttaaaagtattgatTATCACGGCATCTTTTACTTTTATGTAAAGAACGCACTACAGATGTAGTGACTCTCCTATTAAGTAAGAAGGAtacttagttatattttatttaccgcGGAGCTCAATATACGTAAAAAAACCAGCTCTCTTAAAACTCAGCAGTTATCGCTAGTTATTACGGTTTATTGGATAAAACGAATTTTGAATGTGCAGTGATGAAGCGGAATTAGTAGCGCGAGCGTTGGGCTGTCGGCTCATGCGGGCGTCGGTAAAGGAAGACGTGAACGTGGGGGCTGTGTTCCGGGCACTCGCCGCGCGCTGTCTCGCCGATACGCGCCGCGAGCACGCCGAAACGCCACCCGTCTGCGTTGCACCCGTTATAGGtatttcactttttttaaacgttaataCTTCTACAGCAATGCGAGGATATAATGATTAGatcataaacaataatatttcacaGTAAATCTTTTGCgtatagttaattaatatttttaggtacTTTTACAAATCATAACAGCAACGGCACGATCCTGCTGCGGCCGACGAAACACCGGCCCGGCGGTAAGAAAAAGAATGTACTCAAAAGCGCGTGTCGgatactgtaaaaaatattacaaacagacatttttacatatagttaatataaataaatccctCTTCATTAGGGAAAAAAAGGAATTGTGTATATAAGATATCAAGCTAagcatacttttaaattaaatgaataaaccaATTCttgcttaaaaattaattaaaaatgtatattataagaagatagatttattgttacaaaaatatcatgTATTAAAAAAGCACAAAATGTAGTGTAGTGGTCGTGATATAATTGTTAacgtaaaatataacataaaaataattcattggcATACAAGGTGCTTTGATGCGTTTAGTTTTGTACATAATCTGTATGTATAGATAAGCAGCCATGTAAAAGTTGATTttgaatcattataatatttagttttaagctatttataaaaaatattccaacatcgaaaaataatgtaatgacTACTAACACTTCAATTTTCTAgattaaaagaaaactaaaactttttttaacattatgtttatatcttaccgttttaatgtaaatatatttgtgctAAAATTAAagctaataa
This genomic stretch from Nymphalis io chromosome 17, ilAglIoxx1.1, whole genome shotgun sequence harbors:
- the LOC126775024 gene encoding ras-related protein Rab-23, with protein sequence MREEELEVALKVVIVGDGGVGKSSMIQRYCRGTFTRDYKKTIGVDFLERQIDIDGEEVRLMLWDTAGQEEFDAITKAYYRGAHACVLAFSTTDRDSFLALHSWKLKVENECGEIPTIIVQNKIDLMDQCVVGPDEAELVARALGCRLMRASVKEDVNVGAVFRALAARCLADTRREHAETPPVCVAPVIGTFTNHNSNGTILLRPTKHRPGGKKKNVLKSACRIL